One stretch of Malus domestica chromosome 14, GDT2T_hap1 DNA includes these proteins:
- the LOC114820959 gene encoding protein NRT1/ PTR FAMILY 2.10, producing the protein MAKNYKEAVTKDESEIKYRGIKAMPFVIGNETFEKLGTIGTSSNLLVYLTTVFNMKSITATTLVNVFNGTTNFATLPGAFLSDTYFGRYKTLGFASVASFLGMLILTLTAAVAKLHPPSCEVDGISGPCIGPTPWQMAFLLSGLGLLVVGAGGIRPCNLAFGADQFDPNTESGKKATNSFFNWYYFTFTFAMMVSLTIIVYVQSNVSWAWGLGIPTFLMFLSCALFFMGTKIYVIVKPDGSPFTTAVRVTVAAVKKRGLQLPEQPWISLFNYVPKSSINSKIPYTDQFRILDKAAIMTNEDKINPDGSAANPWGLCSMQQVEEIKCLVRVVPIWISQVIYYVTLVQQQTYTVFQALQSDRHLGNTGFKIPAASYTVFTMLALTIWIPIYDRLIVPKLRKITGKEGGITVLQKMGIGMVLAIITMLVSGLVEEKRRSLALSNPIGMEGRRGAISSMSGFWFIPQLSLIGLSEAFTVIAQVEFYYRQFPENMRSIGGSFLFVGMAMSNYLSSFLVSIVHHTSDWLPEDLNKARLDYFYYVVVVLEVLNLVYFVVLARWFKYKGSGGSASEIGMENMQSEKHLV; encoded by the exons ATGGCGAAGAATTACAAGGAGGCTGTTACAAAAGATGAGTCTGAGATCAAGTACCGTGGCATCAAAGCCATGCCCTTTGTTATAG GAAATGAAACCTTTGAGAAGCTAGGAACTATAGGAACTTCATCGAACCTTTTGGTCTATCTGACCACAGTGTTCAACATGAAAAGCATCACAGCTACAACTCTTGTCAATGTCTTCAATGGCACCACCAACTTTGCCACCTTGCCGGGAGCCTTCCTCAGTGACACCTATTTCGGCCGCTACAAAACCCTCGGATTTGCTTCAGTTGCTTCTTTCTTG GGGATGCTGATACTAACCCTAACAGCAGCGGTTGCAAAGCTGCATCCTCCAAGCTGTGAAGTAGACGGAATAAGTGGCCCATGCATTGGTCCAACACCATGGCAAATGGCATTTCTACTAAGCGGACTCGGTCTACTAGTTGTCGGAGCTGGTGGCATTAGGCCTTGCAACTTAGCCTTTGGTGCAGACCAATTTGATCCCAATACTGAATCAGGGAAGAAGGCTACCAACAGCTTTTTCAACTGGTACTACTTCACCTTCACTTTTGCCATGATGGTTTCTTTGACAATCATCGTCTACGTGCAATCCAACGTGAGCTGGGCTTGGGGGTTGGGAATTCCTACATTTCTCATGTTTTTGTCTTGTGCACTATTCTTCATGGGTACAAAAATTTATGTGATAGTGAAACCAGATGGTAGTCCATTCACAACTGCAGTGAGGGTCACAGTTGCTGCAGTCAAGAAGAGAGGACTGCAATTACCGGAGCAACCATGGATTTCACTTTTTAACTACGTCCCGAAAAGCTCTATCAACTCCAAGATTCCTTACACTGATCAATTCAG AATCCTTGACAAAGCTGCAATCATGACCAATGAAGACAAAATCAACCCGGATGGGTCAGCAGCAAATCCATGGGGACTTTGCAGTATGCAGCAAGTGGAAGAAATTAAGTGCTTGGTGAGAGTGGTTCCCATTTGGATCTCACAAGTTATATACTATGTTACCCTGGTGCAACAACAAACTTATACAGTCTTCCAAGCACTGCAATCCGACAGGCACCTTGGCAACACCGGCTTCAAGATCCCCGCTGCGTCTTACACAGTATTCACCATGCTTGCCCTCACAATCTGGATACCAATCTATGACAGACTCATAgtcccaaaattgagaaaaattacAGGAAAAGAAGGGGGCATCACAGTACTACAAAAGATGGGCATTGGCATGGTTCTTGCTATAATAACCATGCTAGTGTCTGGCCTAGttgaagagaagagaagaagcTTGGCTCTCTCTAATCCAATTGGAATGGAGGGAAGAAGGGGTGCAATTTCTTCGATGTCCGGATTTTGGTTCATTCCTCAGTTGTCACTAATCGGACTTTCTGAGGCTTTCACAGTGATTGCCCAAGTGGAGTTTTACTACAGGCAGTTCCCAGAAAACATGAGAAGCATTGGGGGTTCATTTTTGTTTGTAGGGATGGCAATGTCCAATTACCTGAGTAGTTTTTTGGTGTCGATAGTTCACCATACCAGTGATTGGCTGCCTGAAGATCTTAACAAGGCGAGATTGGATTACTTTTACTATGTGGTTGTTGTATTGGAGGTTTTGAATCTTGTCTATTTCGTAGTACTTGCTAGGTGGTTTAAGTACAAAGGAAGTGGTGGAAGTGCCTCTGAAATTGGGATGGAGAATATGCAATCTGAGAAACATCTTGTTTGA
- the LOC103411157 gene encoding protein NRT1/ PTR FAMILY 2.8-like yields the protein MQCGSRESEQQGKNREKEKEGEMENENDSSPLEQVPPPNPKGGWRAIKYILGNESFEKLASMSLIANITVYLSTRYNLSGIFVVNVVNIWNGTSNVVTLAGAFVSDAYLGRFSTLLVGSMSSLLGMGAMTLTASIDKLRPSTCKEPQHCPQPQPWQLVFLYIALLLLSLGAGCIRPCNIAFGADQFDTRTVKGRAQLQSFFNWWYFSFTLALVVALTGVVYIQTNISWVIGFVIPTACLASSITIFLVGRHTYIYLKPQGSIFMDIAKVITAACRKSRVKVSLASEHSFYDPPLNNASDQSYTILKLPHTNRFRFLDRAAIITNPNELDNQGKPRSSWRLCSLQQVEQLKCLVAILPVWVTAIGTFMCMDQHNTFGVLQILQTDRSIGPHFKFAPGWMNIIAMLALATWIFIYEQIYLPLAQRMSGRDERLTMQQRINTGIVLSILSMLVSGIVEEHRRKTALKHGSFISPVSFGLLLPQFVLSGLTEAFAAVSIMEFFTMQMPESMRTIAGAVFFLSLSVSSYLGSLIVNIVHKATQKKGETPWLGGHDLNKNKLDYYYYIIAGLGVVNLAYFNFFARHYVTVGRFGKGRREMQPENPSGSRDLVERESTDEEKGLGTHA from the exons atgcAATGTGGATCCAGAGAAAGTGAGCAGCAAGGGaaaaatagagagaaagagaaagagggagagatgGAGAATGAGAATGATTCTTCACCATTAGAGCAAGTGCCCCCTCCAAACCCTAAAGGAGGATGGAGAGCTATCAAATACATTCTTG GGAATGAATCGTTCGAGAAGCTGGCTTCGATGAGTTTGATAGCCAACATCACAGTGTACTTGAGTACAAGATACAACTTAAGTGGAATATTTGTGGTAAATGTGGTTAATATATGGAATGGTACATCGAATGTTGTAACACTAGCAGGTGCTTTTGTGTCTGATGCTTATCTGGGCAGATTTAGTACCCTCCTCGTTGGATCCATGTCATCTCTCCTG GGTATGGGAGCCATGACGCTTACTGCATCTATAGATAAGTTAAGACCCTCCACCTGCAAAGAGCCCCAACATTGCCCTCAGCCCCAGCCTTGGCAGCTGGTCTTCCTCTACATTGCTCTTCTACTGCTCTCCCTAGGAGCAGGTTGCATCAGGCCCTGCAACATTGCCTTTGGTGCTGACCAATTCGACACCAGGACAGTGAAAGGAAGGGCGCAACTCCAAAGCTTTTTCAATTGGTGGTATTTCTCTTTCACACTGGCTCTAGTTGTGGCCCTCACCGGAGTTGTGTACATCCAGACCAATATCAGTTGGGTCATAGGGTTTGTCATTCCCACTGCCTGCCTTGCTTCCTCTATCACCATTTTCTTGGTCGGCCGCCACACTTACATTTACTTGAAGCCTCAAGGGAGCATTTTTATGGACATAGCCAAGGTCATCACAGCTGCCTGTCGAAAATCAAGAGTTAAGGTTTCACTGGCTTCCGAGCACTCATTTTATGATCCTCCACTAAACAATGCATCTGATCAGTCATATACGATCTTGAAGCTCCCTCACACTAATCGCTTCAGGTTCCTTGACAGAGCTGCTATAATAACTAACCCGAATGAATTGGACAATCAAGGCAAGCCTAGGAGCAGTTGGAGGCTGTGTAGCCTCCAACAAGTTGAGCAACTGAAGTGCTTAGTGGCAATTCTTCCAGTTTGGGTTACAGCAATCGGGACTTTCATGTGCATGGACCAACATAACACTTTCGGGGTCTTACAAATATTGCAAACGGACAGATCCATAGGACCGCATTTCAAATTCGCACCCGGATGGATGAATATCATAGCAATGCTTGCACTCGCAACGTGGATCTTCATCTACGAGCAAATTTACCTCCCGCTGGCCCAAAGAATGAGCGGTAGGGACGAAAGACTGACGATGCAACAGAGGATCAACACCGGCATTGTGCTGTCCATTCTGTCCATGTTGGTATCTGGGATCGTTGAAGAGCACCGTCGGAAAACTGCTTTGAAACACGGATCATTCATTTCACCCGTGAGCTTTGGCCTACTCTTACCACAGTTTGTCTTATCAGGGTTGACTGAGGCCTTTGCGGCTGTTTCCATAATGGAGTTTTTCACCATGCAAATGCCGGAGAGTATGAGGACTATTGCCGGGGCAGTCTTCTTCCTCAGCTTATCGGTTTCGAGTTATCTAGGCTCTTTGATAGTCAATATAGTCCACAAGGCAACCCAAAAGAAGGGGGAAACGCCCTGGCTCGGCGGTCATGACCTTAACAAGAATAAGCTGGACTACTACTACTACATCATTGCTGGCCTCGGCGTTGTTAACCTTGCGTATTTCAATTTCTTTGCTCGACATTACGTAACGGTTGGAAGGTTTGGAAAAGGGAGAAGGGAGATGCAGCCGGAGAATCCGAGTGGCTCAAGAGACCTGGTGGAACGTGAATCGACGGATGAGGAGAAGGGGTTGGGTACTCATGCATAG